One Osmerus eperlanus chromosome 13, fOsmEpe2.1, whole genome shotgun sequence genomic region harbors:
- the LOC134032759 gene encoding cohesin subunit SA-2 isoform X3 produces MAQSDESSQASSEETFDMSDSDSDFEVEFRSTKERKRNVTNAHGPVPPKRPRRKAASQPSSRSGPGLSPTPPASSPQLPSHGTPRPVSPKPLSPRQERRGNKDRQFICAGDMYEAIRSGKSAVVTVVDEWLDGYKHDREAGLLVLINFVVQCCGCKGVVSREMFDSMQNAEIISTLTKEFNEESVNYPLCTPGPQWKRFKAGLCEFFRVLVRSCQNSLLYDDYLFSSLLALLTGLSDSQVRAFRHTSTLVAMKLMTALVEVAVTVFAQVKTTQRRYDVETTRSPEDRALGRLEELQANVSQLLEHQEELSSMMNAVFRGVFVHRYRDLVPEVRAACITEMGEWLKENPTVFLNDGYLKYMGWTLHDKQGLVRLQCVRALQGLYQEKDFIGRLELFTSRFKERMLSMVLDREPDVAVEAVQLLLLIQQRTEEGLSEEESSSVYPLVFAAHRGLASTAGAFLYHKLCSVMARDNEDQDMGARRAAFLNILVSFYTQSEFHEHGAYLVDSLWAVAASELRDWETMTSLLLLQETEPGQGPSDEEEGALIELMMCAMRQAAEVHPPVGRAQGKKVLSMKDKKTQAQDRRRITAHFIPLLPQLLAKYSADVEKVTSLLKAPLYFDLETYSSTSRLEKCLDVLLVQVWAVVEKHTDGGVLEACARVACALSSPRYTFSSRADLALSQLLDRLTDRFSSHLNDLLQGTADEDDVYSAANTLKRIAAFSSAKDLTGWKLFEPCFKLLKSGTESTDMDKELMVPALTCAAFHLLWERQKVSCSTPSEVELKQLRKEFRSFCVVCQSCLSVAHAEIRDQSFELLCDLLLLFGLGSVRSQPALHSLALPPCDPLRSEMAAFLLDHVFTEPEDHELAGEEEEAEVRISTLQRRRNQLAGYCKLVIYGVLDLSAATDIFRHYSKFYKDYGDIIKETLCKTRMMSPVQSARTLCLSLQQMFTAEVSEEQGAGDLGEIRDLARRLAMSFGIDLQRVRSPLLALHTDGIRFAFREAEDGDPPPNLAFLEILSEFSFKLLRQDRAQILVFLKGECGSAAPSCQAVKMYHRSLQPGPSRSAEAPSPHSTPVAKRRRPSPPGTVSSVSEEAWLDSSGVRGNLSGPTLTSTLERQPAAHASYAPSIVSEAESDDFSEGSMMRRVEPNRRAQPSPSELDSHLTLPQQDAPRVT; encoded by the exons ATGGCTCAGTCGGATGAATCAAGTCAAGCCAG CTCTGAGGAGACATTCGACATGTCCGATTCAGACAGTGACTTTGAGGTCGAATTCAGATCCACGAAGGAGAGAAAACGGAATGTCACCAACGCACATGGACCTGTG CCACCCAAGAGACCCAGGCGCAAAGCTGCgtcccagcccagctccaggtCTGGCCCCGGCCTGagccccacccctccagcctcctccccccagcttcCCTCCCATGGGACCCCCAGGCCAGTCTCCCCCAAACCGCTCTCCCCTAGGCAAGAGAGGCGAGGCAACAAGGACAGACAGTTCATCTGTGCAGGAGACATGTATGAAGCCATACGCTCTGGAAAGAGTGCCGTGGTG ACGGTGGTGGATGAGTGGCTGGACGGCTACAAGCACGACCGAGAGGCGGGCCTCCTGGTGCTCATTAACTTTGTGGTTCAGTGCTGCGGATGCAAAG GTGTGGTGAGCAGGGAGATGTTTGACAGTATGCAGAACGCAGAGATCATCAGCACCCTGACTAAGGAGTTTAACGAG GAGTCTGTAAACTACCCTCTGTGCACCCCTGGCCCCCAGTGGAAGCGCTTCAAGGCGGGGCTGTGTGAGTTCTTCAGGGTGCTGGTGCGCTcctgccagaacagcctgctctaCGACGACTACCTGTTCTCCTCCCTGCTGGCTCTGCTCACCGGCCTGTCTGACTCGCAGGTCCGAGCCTTCAGACACACCAGCACCCTGGTCG CCATGAAGCTGATGACGGCGCTGGTGGAGGTGGCGGTGACGGTGTTCGCCCAGGTGAAGACCACGCAGAGACGCTACGACGTGGAGACGACCAGGAGCCCAGAGGACAGAGCCCTGGGCAGGCTGGAGGAGCTCCAGGCCAACGTCAGCCAg CTGCTGGAGCACCAGGAGGAGCTGTCCTCCATGATGAACGCAGTGTTCCGGGGGGTGTTCGTGCACCGCTACAGAGACCTGGTGCCCGAGGTCCGGGCCGCCTGCATCACAGAGATGGGGGAGTGGCTGAAGGAGAACCCCACTGTCTTCCTGAACGACGGATACCTCAAGTACATGGGCTGGACCCTGCACGAcaag caaGGTCTCGTGCGTCTGCAGTGTGTGCGTGCCCTGCAGGGTCTGTACCAGGAGAAGGACTTCATTGGGCGCCTGGAGCTCTTCACCAGCAGGTTCAAA gagaggaTGCTGAGCATGGTTCTAGACAGGGAGCCAGACGTAGCGGTGGAAGCCGTCCAGCTGCTGTTGCTCATccaaca gaggacagaggagggcctctctgaggaggagagcagcagtgtGTATCCTCTGGTgtttgcagcacacagaggcctggcctcaACTGCTGGAGCTTTCCTCTACCACAA GCTGTGCAGTGTGATGGCCAGGGATAATGAGGATCAGGATATGGGAGCTCGTAGGGCTGCGTTTCTCAACATCCTGGTGTCCTTCTACACCCAGAGTGAG ttCCATGAGCACGGGGCCTACCTGGTGGACAGCCTGTGGGCCGTGGCAGCTTCAGAGCTGAGGGACTGGGAGACCATGAcatcactgctgctgctgcaggagaCAGAGCCTGGCCAGg GTCCGagcgatgaggaggagggggcgttgATAGAGCTGATGATGTGTGCCATGAGGCAGGCAGCAGAGGTGCACCCCCCTGTGGGGAGGGCCCAGGGCAAGAAG gtcCTCAGCATGAAGGACAAGAAGACGCAGGCTCAGGACAGGAGGCGCATCACGGCCCACTTCATCCCTCTGCTTCCCCAGCTCCTGGCTAAG TACTCTGCAGACGTGGAGAAGGTGACCAGCCTGCTGAAAGCACCGCTCTACTTTGACCTGGAGACctacagcagcaccagcagactggagaag tgtctggaCGTGCTGCTGGTGCAGGTGTGGGCCGTGGTGGAGAAGCACACAGATGGGGGCGTGCTAGAGGCGTGTGCCCGCGTGGCCtgcgccctctcctccccccgctaCACCTTCTCCTCCCGGGCGGACCTGGCTCTCAGCCAGCTGCTGGACCGGCTCACGGACAGATTCAGCTCCCACCTCAACGACCTGCTGCAG GGGACTGCTGATGAAGATGATGTGTACAGTGCAGCCAACACCCTGAAGAGGATTGCAGCCTTCAGCag TGCCAAGGACCTGACAGGCTGGAAGCTGTTTGAGCCCTGCTTCAAACTCCTGAAGAGCGGAACAGAGTCCACAGATATGGACAAGGAG CTCATGGTACCTGCTCTGACGTGTGCAgccttccacctgctctgggagagacagaaggtgtCCTGCTCCACACCCTCTGAG GTAGAGCTGAAGCAACTGAGGAAGGAGTTCCGCTcgttctgtgtggtgtgtcagagctgtctgtctgtggcccATGCAGAGATCAGGGACCAg tcgTTTGAGCTGCTGTGtgacctgctgctgctgttcgGGCTGGGCTCTGTGAGGTCTCAGCCCGCCCTGCACagcctggctctccctccctgcgaCCCGCTCCGCTCTGAGATGGCTGCCTTCCTCCTGGACCACGTCTTCACCGAGCCTGAAGACCATGAGCTGGCAG gtgaggaggaggaggctgaggtcAGGATATCCACTCTGCAGCGCAGGAGGAACCAGCTGGCGGGCTACTGTAAGCTGGTCATCTACGGAGTGCTGGACCTCAGCGCAGCCACCGACATCTTCAGACACTACAGCaag TTCTACAAAGACTACGGTGACATCATCAAGGAGACGCTGTGTAAGACCAGGATGATGAGTCCGGTGCAGAGCGCCAGGACGCTGTGTCTGAGcctgcagcag atgTTCACAGCGGAGGTGTCTGAGGAGCAGGGAGCTGGTGACCTGGGGGAGATCAGAGATCTGGCCCGGCGTCTGGCCATGAGCTTCGGCATCGACCTGCAGCGCGTACGCAGCCCCCTGCTGGCCCTGCACAC CGACGGGATCCGGTTTGCGTTCCGGGAGGCAGAGGACGGGGACCCGCCCCCTAACCTGGCGTTCCTGGAGATCCTCAGCGAGTTCAGCTTCAAGCTCCTCCGTCAGGACCGCGCCCAGAT attGGTGTTCCTGAAGGGTGAGTGTGGCTCTGCTGCCCCCTCCTGTCAGGCTGTGAAAATGTACCATCGCTCCCTGCAGCCTGGCCCCTCCAGGAGCGctgag GCCCCGTCCCCCCACAGCACGCCTGTGGCCAAGCGCAGACGACCCTCCCCCCctg GCACGGTGTCCAGTGTGAGTGAGGAGGCGTGGCTGGACAGCAGTGGTGTGAGGGGCAACCTGTCTggccccaccctcacctccaccctggaGAGGCAGCCCGCCGCCCACGCCAGCTACGCACCCAGTATCGTCTCCGAGGCAGAATCTGACGACTTCTCAGAGGG GTCAATGATGCGCAGGGTGGAACCTAA
- the LOC134032759 gene encoding cohesin subunit SA-3 isoform X1 produces MAQSDESSQASSEETFDMSDSDSDFEVEFRSTKERKRNVTNAHGPVPPKRPRRKAASQPSSRSGPGLSPTPPASSPQLPSHGTPRPVSPKPLSPRQERRGNKDRQFICAGDMYEAIRSGKSAVVTVVDEWLDGYKHDREAGLLVLINFVVQCCGCKGVVSREMFDSMQNAEIISTLTKEFNEESVNYPLCTPGPQWKRFKAGLCEFFRVLVRSCQNSLLYDDYLFSSLLALLTGLSDSQVRAFRHTSTLVAMKLMTALVEVAVTVFAQVKTTQRRYDVETTRSPEDRALGRLEELQANVSQLLEHQEELSSMMNAVFRGVFVHRYRDLVPEVRAACITEMGEWLKENPTVFLNDGYLKYMGWTLHDKQGLVRLQCVRALQGLYQEKDFIGRLELFTSRFKERMLSMVLDREPDVAVEAVQLLLLIQQRTEEGLSEEESSSVYPLVFAAHRGLASTAGAFLYHKLCSVMARDNEDQDMGARRAAFLNILVSFYTQSEFHEHGAYLVDSLWAVAASELRDWETMTSLLLLQETEPGQGPSDEEEGALIELMMCAMRQAAEVHPPVGRAQGKKVLSMKDKKTQAQDRRRITAHFIPLLPQLLAKYSADVEKVTSLLKAPLYFDLETYSSTSRLEKCLDVLLVQVWAVVEKHTDGGVLEACARVACALSSPRYTFSSRADLALSQLLDRLTDRFSSHLNDLLQGTADEDDVYSAANTLKRIAAFSSAKDLTGWKLFEPCFKLLKSGTESTDMDKELMVPALTCAAFHLLWERQKVSCSTPSEVELKQLRKEFRSFCVVCQSCLSVAHAEIRDQSFELLCDLLLLFGLGSVRSQPALHSLALPPCDPLRSEMAAFLLDHVFTEPEDHELAGEEEEAEVRISTLQRRRNQLAGYCKLVIYGVLDLSAATDIFRHYSKFYKDYGDIIKETLCKTRMMSPVQSARTLCLSLQQMFTAEVSEEQGAGDLGEIRDLARRLAMSFGIDLQRVRSPLLALHTDGIRFAFREAEDGDPPPNLAFLEILSEFSFKLLRQDRAQILVFLKGECGSAAPSCQAVKMYHRSLQPGPSRSAEAPSPHSTPVAKRRRPSPPGTVSSVSEEAWLDSSGVRGNLSGPTLTSTLERQPAAHASYAPSIVSEAESDDFSEGSMMRRVEPNRRAQPSPSELDSHLTLPVFLRLTLIEEDEQEVDIDEFESNDSDSGTAITLPSTRRSTSYLEDLF; encoded by the exons ATGGCTCAGTCGGATGAATCAAGTCAAGCCAG CTCTGAGGAGACATTCGACATGTCCGATTCAGACAGTGACTTTGAGGTCGAATTCAGATCCACGAAGGAGAGAAAACGGAATGTCACCAACGCACATGGACCTGTG CCACCCAAGAGACCCAGGCGCAAAGCTGCgtcccagcccagctccaggtCTGGCCCCGGCCTGagccccacccctccagcctcctccccccagcttcCCTCCCATGGGACCCCCAGGCCAGTCTCCCCCAAACCGCTCTCCCCTAGGCAAGAGAGGCGAGGCAACAAGGACAGACAGTTCATCTGTGCAGGAGACATGTATGAAGCCATACGCTCTGGAAAGAGTGCCGTGGTG ACGGTGGTGGATGAGTGGCTGGACGGCTACAAGCACGACCGAGAGGCGGGCCTCCTGGTGCTCATTAACTTTGTGGTTCAGTGCTGCGGATGCAAAG GTGTGGTGAGCAGGGAGATGTTTGACAGTATGCAGAACGCAGAGATCATCAGCACCCTGACTAAGGAGTTTAACGAG GAGTCTGTAAACTACCCTCTGTGCACCCCTGGCCCCCAGTGGAAGCGCTTCAAGGCGGGGCTGTGTGAGTTCTTCAGGGTGCTGGTGCGCTcctgccagaacagcctgctctaCGACGACTACCTGTTCTCCTCCCTGCTGGCTCTGCTCACCGGCCTGTCTGACTCGCAGGTCCGAGCCTTCAGACACACCAGCACCCTGGTCG CCATGAAGCTGATGACGGCGCTGGTGGAGGTGGCGGTGACGGTGTTCGCCCAGGTGAAGACCACGCAGAGACGCTACGACGTGGAGACGACCAGGAGCCCAGAGGACAGAGCCCTGGGCAGGCTGGAGGAGCTCCAGGCCAACGTCAGCCAg CTGCTGGAGCACCAGGAGGAGCTGTCCTCCATGATGAACGCAGTGTTCCGGGGGGTGTTCGTGCACCGCTACAGAGACCTGGTGCCCGAGGTCCGGGCCGCCTGCATCACAGAGATGGGGGAGTGGCTGAAGGAGAACCCCACTGTCTTCCTGAACGACGGATACCTCAAGTACATGGGCTGGACCCTGCACGAcaag caaGGTCTCGTGCGTCTGCAGTGTGTGCGTGCCCTGCAGGGTCTGTACCAGGAGAAGGACTTCATTGGGCGCCTGGAGCTCTTCACCAGCAGGTTCAAA gagaggaTGCTGAGCATGGTTCTAGACAGGGAGCCAGACGTAGCGGTGGAAGCCGTCCAGCTGCTGTTGCTCATccaaca gaggacagaggagggcctctctgaggaggagagcagcagtgtGTATCCTCTGGTgtttgcagcacacagaggcctggcctcaACTGCTGGAGCTTTCCTCTACCACAA GCTGTGCAGTGTGATGGCCAGGGATAATGAGGATCAGGATATGGGAGCTCGTAGGGCTGCGTTTCTCAACATCCTGGTGTCCTTCTACACCCAGAGTGAG ttCCATGAGCACGGGGCCTACCTGGTGGACAGCCTGTGGGCCGTGGCAGCTTCAGAGCTGAGGGACTGGGAGACCATGAcatcactgctgctgctgcaggagaCAGAGCCTGGCCAGg GTCCGagcgatgaggaggagggggcgttgATAGAGCTGATGATGTGTGCCATGAGGCAGGCAGCAGAGGTGCACCCCCCTGTGGGGAGGGCCCAGGGCAAGAAG gtcCTCAGCATGAAGGACAAGAAGACGCAGGCTCAGGACAGGAGGCGCATCACGGCCCACTTCATCCCTCTGCTTCCCCAGCTCCTGGCTAAG TACTCTGCAGACGTGGAGAAGGTGACCAGCCTGCTGAAAGCACCGCTCTACTTTGACCTGGAGACctacagcagcaccagcagactggagaag tgtctggaCGTGCTGCTGGTGCAGGTGTGGGCCGTGGTGGAGAAGCACACAGATGGGGGCGTGCTAGAGGCGTGTGCCCGCGTGGCCtgcgccctctcctccccccgctaCACCTTCTCCTCCCGGGCGGACCTGGCTCTCAGCCAGCTGCTGGACCGGCTCACGGACAGATTCAGCTCCCACCTCAACGACCTGCTGCAG GGGACTGCTGATGAAGATGATGTGTACAGTGCAGCCAACACCCTGAAGAGGATTGCAGCCTTCAGCag TGCCAAGGACCTGACAGGCTGGAAGCTGTTTGAGCCCTGCTTCAAACTCCTGAAGAGCGGAACAGAGTCCACAGATATGGACAAGGAG CTCATGGTACCTGCTCTGACGTGTGCAgccttccacctgctctgggagagacagaaggtgtCCTGCTCCACACCCTCTGAG GTAGAGCTGAAGCAACTGAGGAAGGAGTTCCGCTcgttctgtgtggtgtgtcagagctgtctgtctgtggcccATGCAGAGATCAGGGACCAg tcgTTTGAGCTGCTGTGtgacctgctgctgctgttcgGGCTGGGCTCTGTGAGGTCTCAGCCCGCCCTGCACagcctggctctccctccctgcgaCCCGCTCCGCTCTGAGATGGCTGCCTTCCTCCTGGACCACGTCTTCACCGAGCCTGAAGACCATGAGCTGGCAG gtgaggaggaggaggctgaggtcAGGATATCCACTCTGCAGCGCAGGAGGAACCAGCTGGCGGGCTACTGTAAGCTGGTCATCTACGGAGTGCTGGACCTCAGCGCAGCCACCGACATCTTCAGACACTACAGCaag TTCTACAAAGACTACGGTGACATCATCAAGGAGACGCTGTGTAAGACCAGGATGATGAGTCCGGTGCAGAGCGCCAGGACGCTGTGTCTGAGcctgcagcag atgTTCACAGCGGAGGTGTCTGAGGAGCAGGGAGCTGGTGACCTGGGGGAGATCAGAGATCTGGCCCGGCGTCTGGCCATGAGCTTCGGCATCGACCTGCAGCGCGTACGCAGCCCCCTGCTGGCCCTGCACAC CGACGGGATCCGGTTTGCGTTCCGGGAGGCAGAGGACGGGGACCCGCCCCCTAACCTGGCGTTCCTGGAGATCCTCAGCGAGTTCAGCTTCAAGCTCCTCCGTCAGGACCGCGCCCAGAT attGGTGTTCCTGAAGGGTGAGTGTGGCTCTGCTGCCCCCTCCTGTCAGGCTGTGAAAATGTACCATCGCTCCCTGCAGCCTGGCCCCTCCAGGAGCGctgag GCCCCGTCCCCCCACAGCACGCCTGTGGCCAAGCGCAGACGACCCTCCCCCCctg GCACGGTGTCCAGTGTGAGTGAGGAGGCGTGGCTGGACAGCAGTGGTGTGAGGGGCAACCTGTCTggccccaccctcacctccaccctggaGAGGCAGCCCGCCGCCCACGCCAGCTACGCACCCAGTATCGTCTCCGAGGCAGAATCTGACGACTTCTCAGAGGG GTCAATGATGCGCAGGGTGGAACCTAA
- the LOC134032759 gene encoding cohesin subunit SA-3 isoform X2, which produces MAQSDESSQASSEETFDMSDSDSDFEVEFRSTKERKRNVTNAHGPVPPKRPRRKAASQPSSRSGPGLSPTPPASSPQLPSHGTPRPVSPKPLSPRQERRGNKDRQFICAGDMYEAIRSGKSAVVTVVDEWLDGYKHDREAGLLVLINFVVQCCGCKGVVSREMFDSMQNAEIISTLTKEFNEESVNYPLCTPGPQWKRFKAGLCEFFRVLVRSCQNSLLYDDYLFSSLLALLTGLSDSQVRAFRHTSTLVAMKLMTALVEVAVTVFAQVKTTQRRYDVETTRSPEDRALGRLEELQANVSQLLEHQEELSSMMNAVFRGVFVHRYRDLVPEVRAACITEMGEWLKENPTVFLNDGYLKYMGWTLHDKQGLVRLQCVRALQGLYQEKDFIGRLELFTSRFKERMLSMVLDREPDVAVEAVQLLLLIQQRTEEGLSEEESSSVYPLVFAAHRGLASTAGAFLYHKLCSVMARDNEDQDMGARRAAFLNILVSFYTQSEFHEHGAYLVDSLWAVAASELRDWETMTSLLLLQETEPGQGPSDEEEGALIELMMCAMRQAAEVHPPVGRAQGKKVLSMKDKKTQAQDRRRITAHFIPLLPQLLAKYSADVEKVTSLLKAPLYFDLETYSSTSRLEKCLDVLLVQVWAVVEKHTDGGVLEACARVACALSSPRYTFSSRADLALSQLLDRLTDRFSSHLNDLLQGTADEDDVYSAANTLKRIAAFSSAKDLTGWKLFEPCFKLLKSGTESTDMDKELMVPALTCAAFHLLWERQKVSCSTPSEVELKQLRKEFRSFCVVCQSCLSVAHAEIRDQSFELLCDLLLLFGLGSVRSQPALHSLALPPCDPLRSEMAAFLLDHVFTEPEDHELAGEEEEAEVRISTLQRRRNQLAGYCKLVIYGVLDLSAATDIFRHYSKFYKDYGDIIKETLCKTRMMSPVQSARTLCLSLQQMFTAEVSEEQGAGDLGEIRDLARRLAMSFGIDLQRVRSPLLALHTDGIRFAFREAEDGDPPPNLAFLEILSEFSFKLLRQDRAQILVFLKGECGSAAPSCQAVKMYHRSLQPGPSRSAEAPSPHSTPVAKRRRPSPPGTVSSVSEEAWLDSSGVRGNLSGPTLTSTLERQPAAHASYAPSIVSEAESDDFSEGSMMRRVEPNRRAQPSPSELDSHLTLLTLIEEDEQEVDIDEFESNDSDSGTAITLPSTRRSTSYLEDLF; this is translated from the exons ATGGCTCAGTCGGATGAATCAAGTCAAGCCAG CTCTGAGGAGACATTCGACATGTCCGATTCAGACAGTGACTTTGAGGTCGAATTCAGATCCACGAAGGAGAGAAAACGGAATGTCACCAACGCACATGGACCTGTG CCACCCAAGAGACCCAGGCGCAAAGCTGCgtcccagcccagctccaggtCTGGCCCCGGCCTGagccccacccctccagcctcctccccccagcttcCCTCCCATGGGACCCCCAGGCCAGTCTCCCCCAAACCGCTCTCCCCTAGGCAAGAGAGGCGAGGCAACAAGGACAGACAGTTCATCTGTGCAGGAGACATGTATGAAGCCATACGCTCTGGAAAGAGTGCCGTGGTG ACGGTGGTGGATGAGTGGCTGGACGGCTACAAGCACGACCGAGAGGCGGGCCTCCTGGTGCTCATTAACTTTGTGGTTCAGTGCTGCGGATGCAAAG GTGTGGTGAGCAGGGAGATGTTTGACAGTATGCAGAACGCAGAGATCATCAGCACCCTGACTAAGGAGTTTAACGAG GAGTCTGTAAACTACCCTCTGTGCACCCCTGGCCCCCAGTGGAAGCGCTTCAAGGCGGGGCTGTGTGAGTTCTTCAGGGTGCTGGTGCGCTcctgccagaacagcctgctctaCGACGACTACCTGTTCTCCTCCCTGCTGGCTCTGCTCACCGGCCTGTCTGACTCGCAGGTCCGAGCCTTCAGACACACCAGCACCCTGGTCG CCATGAAGCTGATGACGGCGCTGGTGGAGGTGGCGGTGACGGTGTTCGCCCAGGTGAAGACCACGCAGAGACGCTACGACGTGGAGACGACCAGGAGCCCAGAGGACAGAGCCCTGGGCAGGCTGGAGGAGCTCCAGGCCAACGTCAGCCAg CTGCTGGAGCACCAGGAGGAGCTGTCCTCCATGATGAACGCAGTGTTCCGGGGGGTGTTCGTGCACCGCTACAGAGACCTGGTGCCCGAGGTCCGGGCCGCCTGCATCACAGAGATGGGGGAGTGGCTGAAGGAGAACCCCACTGTCTTCCTGAACGACGGATACCTCAAGTACATGGGCTGGACCCTGCACGAcaag caaGGTCTCGTGCGTCTGCAGTGTGTGCGTGCCCTGCAGGGTCTGTACCAGGAGAAGGACTTCATTGGGCGCCTGGAGCTCTTCACCAGCAGGTTCAAA gagaggaTGCTGAGCATGGTTCTAGACAGGGAGCCAGACGTAGCGGTGGAAGCCGTCCAGCTGCTGTTGCTCATccaaca gaggacagaggagggcctctctgaggaggagagcagcagtgtGTATCCTCTGGTgtttgcagcacacagaggcctggcctcaACTGCTGGAGCTTTCCTCTACCACAA GCTGTGCAGTGTGATGGCCAGGGATAATGAGGATCAGGATATGGGAGCTCGTAGGGCTGCGTTTCTCAACATCCTGGTGTCCTTCTACACCCAGAGTGAG ttCCATGAGCACGGGGCCTACCTGGTGGACAGCCTGTGGGCCGTGGCAGCTTCAGAGCTGAGGGACTGGGAGACCATGAcatcactgctgctgctgcaggagaCAGAGCCTGGCCAGg GTCCGagcgatgaggaggagggggcgttgATAGAGCTGATGATGTGTGCCATGAGGCAGGCAGCAGAGGTGCACCCCCCTGTGGGGAGGGCCCAGGGCAAGAAG gtcCTCAGCATGAAGGACAAGAAGACGCAGGCTCAGGACAGGAGGCGCATCACGGCCCACTTCATCCCTCTGCTTCCCCAGCTCCTGGCTAAG TACTCTGCAGACGTGGAGAAGGTGACCAGCCTGCTGAAAGCACCGCTCTACTTTGACCTGGAGACctacagcagcaccagcagactggagaag tgtctggaCGTGCTGCTGGTGCAGGTGTGGGCCGTGGTGGAGAAGCACACAGATGGGGGCGTGCTAGAGGCGTGTGCCCGCGTGGCCtgcgccctctcctccccccgctaCACCTTCTCCTCCCGGGCGGACCTGGCTCTCAGCCAGCTGCTGGACCGGCTCACGGACAGATTCAGCTCCCACCTCAACGACCTGCTGCAG GGGACTGCTGATGAAGATGATGTGTACAGTGCAGCCAACACCCTGAAGAGGATTGCAGCCTTCAGCag TGCCAAGGACCTGACAGGCTGGAAGCTGTTTGAGCCCTGCTTCAAACTCCTGAAGAGCGGAACAGAGTCCACAGATATGGACAAGGAG CTCATGGTACCTGCTCTGACGTGTGCAgccttccacctgctctgggagagacagaaggtgtCCTGCTCCACACCCTCTGAG GTAGAGCTGAAGCAACTGAGGAAGGAGTTCCGCTcgttctgtgtggtgtgtcagagctgtctgtctgtggcccATGCAGAGATCAGGGACCAg tcgTTTGAGCTGCTGTGtgacctgctgctgctgttcgGGCTGGGCTCTGTGAGGTCTCAGCCCGCCCTGCACagcctggctctccctccctgcgaCCCGCTCCGCTCTGAGATGGCTGCCTTCCTCCTGGACCACGTCTTCACCGAGCCTGAAGACCATGAGCTGGCAG gtgaggaggaggaggctgaggtcAGGATATCCACTCTGCAGCGCAGGAGGAACCAGCTGGCGGGCTACTGTAAGCTGGTCATCTACGGAGTGCTGGACCTCAGCGCAGCCACCGACATCTTCAGACACTACAGCaag TTCTACAAAGACTACGGTGACATCATCAAGGAGACGCTGTGTAAGACCAGGATGATGAGTCCGGTGCAGAGCGCCAGGACGCTGTGTCTGAGcctgcagcag atgTTCACAGCGGAGGTGTCTGAGGAGCAGGGAGCTGGTGACCTGGGGGAGATCAGAGATCTGGCCCGGCGTCTGGCCATGAGCTTCGGCATCGACCTGCAGCGCGTACGCAGCCCCCTGCTGGCCCTGCACAC CGACGGGATCCGGTTTGCGTTCCGGGAGGCAGAGGACGGGGACCCGCCCCCTAACCTGGCGTTCCTGGAGATCCTCAGCGAGTTCAGCTTCAAGCTCCTCCGTCAGGACCGCGCCCAGAT attGGTGTTCCTGAAGGGTGAGTGTGGCTCTGCTGCCCCCTCCTGTCAGGCTGTGAAAATGTACCATCGCTCCCTGCAGCCTGGCCCCTCCAGGAGCGctgag GCCCCGTCCCCCCACAGCACGCCTGTGGCCAAGCGCAGACGACCCTCCCCCCctg GCACGGTGTCCAGTGTGAGTGAGGAGGCGTGGCTGGACAGCAGTGGTGTGAGGGGCAACCTGTCTggccccaccctcacctccaccctggaGAGGCAGCCCGCCGCCCACGCCAGCTACGCACCCAGTATCGTCTCCGAGGCAGAATCTGACGACTTCTCAGAGGG GTCAATGATGCGCAGGGTGGAACCTAA